The DNA segment GACGCCTCGTTTGTCGCAACCGCTCAGCCAGGGCCGTGCACGCGGGCCCGCAAAGTCCGGCGAGCGGAACAAGCAACGGGAGGTAATAGCGCGGCGGCCCGTAAACGTGAAGCGTGAGCATGCCCGCATATGCTGCGACATAGCCGAGCAACAAGTGGACTAGCGGCTCCGAACGGAAGCGTTTCGAGAACGCAAAAGCTCCGAAGATCATGACCACAGCGATATCCACGAACCCCGCCCCGAGGTACTCGGCATCCGTGATCTTGCGGGGAAGGTGTCGAACAAAGGCATGAAAGCTCGTGTAGATGTCTCCGACAGTCTGTCGATTGTACCCGACGTACTCCCAGGGAAACGCCGCCACCGAGACCAACCGGTAGCCACCATAGAGCACCAATAGCGTCAGGCCTGAGACAGCGACGAAGGTAACGCGTTGTCGGATAGTGGAACCGCCGCGCCAGGCACAGAATGCAAGCAAAGGGATGGCAAAAACCGCAGTCAGCTTCGTCAGCATGCCGAGGACGAGCAGGAAGGAGGCAAGCACGAGTCTGAGCAGCGTGGTCCTTTGCCTCAGGCCTCCAGCGGCATAGAGACTCGCAACCACAAGGCAGGTCGCCACCAGGTCCATTGTCCCAAGGCGGCTATAGGCGAATCCGACGTAGTTGCTCGTCATCAGGAGGGCGGTCAGCAATGCCGCGAAGTCGCCGAAGCTACGACGGACCAACAATGCTGTCATGGTCACAAGGAGCAGGAATGCAGCTACAATCGTGATGCGCACCGAGGTCAGGCTGAGTCCGAACAGAAAAAAGGAGATGCGATGGAGAATGTGGCCGATGGGCGCGTAGACCGCCGTATTTGCGTCTCCCGGCATGTACCAATGCCCGGTGAGCACATGTCGGATTGCCGAAGCCGCATTCTGTCCGTCATCCGTATATAGCTCGCCCGACCAGGTAATCCCACTGGGAAAGTCAGCGTTCAGATGCACCAGCCGCATGGCCGCGAAACCAAGAACGAGGAAAAGCAGCGCTATCTTCAGAATCCGCTTCATCGCGTCGCCTCGGCGCGCCGGCTGGCCGGGCAGGCTGGCTTTCTCCATCTGCTAGGCATGCTAGGAAAACGCGGAAAGGAGTCAAGGTATCCGTTTCGCGTGCTACGCGACCGATCAAGGCGGGAAACCACCAGGGACTCGGATAAGCGAGCCGACGCCGAGTTCAGCTCCGGGAGGGATCTCCGGCAGGATCGTAAGAGAAGAATGGGGTCAAGTGCCGCAACGATTCCCGGTTCGGTCAGAGGACTCGTTCAGATCTCAGGCGTCGAAGCGATTGCCGGGCCGGTGCTCAATCAGCTTCATCGGTCAGGGACACAATGAGAGGAACGCTGAAACACCGCGCCGGTGCCGTATGAGCGTCCACGCGTCATCTCGACGCAGGTCTAACCTGCAGCCGCCACAGGCCAACCAGACCCCAGACGGTCACCATGACATAACCCAGCACCTGGGCCACGGTTATGTAGGCAAGCGCCCCGCTGCGCGCGTATCCGAGCGGAACAAGAACCGCCACCGCGACGAACTGATACACACCGACATAGCCGGGAGTCGAGGGGATGGCGCTGGATAGCCCGAGTCCGGCAAGCAGCATCACCGCTATCGGCAGCGTCAGGCTGAGGCCGAATGCCCGGGTCCCGATTATTGTGCCCACTGCATCGCAAAACCAGACAAGAACCGTCATCCCGGCAAAAGCGATGCCGCGGGACGGGTTGGCAAACGCGCGCATGCCGGAGAGGAACTGAGCCAACATCCCGAGCAAGCGTTCGCGGAACCGCGCCGGGCCGGGCACATGCCGCAGCACTCTCGCGAACTGCTGCTCGAAGCGTGGGGCTGCGAAGAGGACAACAACCCCCGCGACTCCGAAAATACCCATCACCTTCCATGCTCTCACCAGCCAGCCGGACGTCTGCCCCATCGAGAATACGGCAATGAGGCTGAACAGGACGAGCGCGACGGCGTCGAGCAGCCGTTCAGTCAGGGCGGTGGCAAGAACCCAGCTCTTGCTCAGCCCGGCCTTGTGCCCGAGCGCTGCGGAACGGATCAGCTCGCCGGCCCGGGCAGGCAGGAAGTTGTTCCCCAGATAGCCGGCGGCCGTGGCCCAGAAAACCGTCAGCGGTGCGACTCTCCTTTGGCCTCCGTCGGACGGCGCGGCTCCAAGCAGCACGCGCCAACGCAGGCTGCGGAAAACCAGAGTAAAATTGCCAAGCACAAATCCCGCCGCGAGCAGCATGAATTTCGCGTGCCTGACTGTCGCGAGGAATTCTCGCCAGTTGACGCCACGTATGGCCAGATAAAGCAGGACCGCGCTGAGCAGCACCGTGGCGACCGCAATCCAGCGCCGTCCCGATTTGGCGGATGGCGAGGTCCTGCCGCCCGATTCCACTGCCCTGGAATCCTTGATTCCTTGACCCCTCGAACCCTGTCCTTATCAGTCGAAGTTGATGCGCTCTTTCTCAATAACCAACGGCATGTGACGGACGTACGTATGAATTGAGCCGACGTACTCCCCGACGATACCAAGGAAAAACAACTGGACCGATGAGAAAAAGAAGATGCCGACCACGAGCGGCGCGAGCCCGAGCTCGAAGCTCTTCCAGAATACCAGCTTGTACGCGAGGTAGAAGAGCGCCACGAGCAGGCTCAACGCTGCCGACGCGAACCCGAGCATCGTAGCCAGCCTTAGCGGTACCTTGGAGTGACTGGTCATACCAAGCAGGGCCATGTCGAAAAGGGTATAGAAGTTGTTCTTGGTGAAGCCGCGCTTCCGGCGTTGCTGGGTGAACTCGACCCTCGCCACGTCGAACCCGATTTCGGCAATCTGGCCGCGGAAATACGGGTAAGGGTCATCGAGCTTCCGGAGGATGTCGAATATCTGCTTGTCATAGAGACCGAAGCCGGTGGCGTTCTCCACGAGTTCGACGTCGGAGAGCCTGCGCAGCAGGCGGTAGTAGAACCGGCGGATGGCGTAGATGAGTGCTGGCTCCTCGCTCTTGCTCTTCACCGCCATCACTGCCTTGTAGCCCTGCTCCCACTTCGATACGAACTCCTTGATGAGCTCAGGCGGGTCTTGGAGGTCCGACGCCATGGTCACGACCGCGTCGCCGCGAGCCTGGAGCGCTGCGTGGTACCCGGAACGGACGTGCCCGAAGTTGCGAGCATTCACGATGACCTTGACCCGCTTGTCTCGCTTGCAGATTCCGCGCAGGGCCCAAACGGTGTTGTCCTGCGAGGCATTGTCCGCGCAGATCAACTCAAATTCGTAACCTGCCAATTGAGCAAAGACCTGCTTGATCCGCTCGTACAACTCACCCACGTTCGTTTCTTCGTTATAGCATCCCGTAACGATGCTGACTAGTTTCATGGGAACTCCCTGATGCCCGTTCTCGCTCATGCTCAGGAGCGACCGTCACACATGACTGCCGTCATAGCGTCGCCCGACGGATGGCGACGTGACACGTACCGGGATGACGGTGGCGGCACAGTTATCAATACAGTGTGATTACTTCATTGTCCAGATGCAGTTCATCTCGTATCTGTCGCTCGATCTCCTGTTGATAGCCTCGCGACGAGATCAGGATCGGCTCGGTACGTCCCTTCAATTCAGCCGGAGCGACGATCGGGACGCTGCGCAGCAGTTTTCCCTGGCAGTGCGGGTTCGTGTCGACAAAGACCACAATCTGGATGTCACCCAACCGGCTGACCATCAACAAGCGTAGGGTGTGAAGTCCGGCGCTCCAGACGATGATCGGCGTTGCCCGGTCTGCAAGCCGGCTGATCGTGGCGAGAATCGGTTCGGCTCGCTGCTGTGACAGCTCAACATAGCGCGTCAGGCTGGTTGACGTTTCCTCGTCTTGCGTCAGATCGCACGGGAGATCGTCGTCCGTCTTCTGAAAGACAGCGCGGATGGCAGGCCATGTGGTTCGGTATCCTAGTGGCAACGTGAGCTGTTCGACTACCTGTTCCCGGAAGCGACTGCGGCGCATCAGGTTGACAAGTGAGAACTGGCTGAAGAAGTTGATGTGCTCGACGCTGAACTCCTGGAACGGCGCGTTCTCGGCCTCCGCGAAGTGCGCCGCGTCAGGTACGACCACGAATACCTGTCCTCTATGGGTGAGCATTCGGCTCAGGCGCTGCAGCGCCGGTCCCGGTTCAGTGAGGTGTTCCAGCACGCCGGACACGATCACCGCATCTCTGGAACCGTCTTCAACGCTGACGTTCTGAATTGACCCGGTGAGGACCGGAATGCCGTACCAAGCGAGCGCCCGTTCTGCGCAGGTTTCAGACGGATCCACGCCGGCCACATTCTCATACCCCCGTTGCTTCAATTCAGCCAGCAATCCGCCCGTGCCGCAGCCGACGTCAATGATGCGCGCGTGACGGTCGCCCAGATGTTTCTGGATGAAGTCAGCCAGCGATCGGAACCGAACGAGGTCGTCCGGTGATGGCTGCCCCTGTGGACTGGCATCCTCATATTTCGACATGTCGCGATAATAGGCATCGAATGTCGCCTGCTCTGGAATGTGGTCGGCGAAGCCCATGCCGCACTCCGCGCACACCACTACGTCGTAGCTGGCCAGGAGGTTCCCCTCCGACATCTGGGCGAAGGACTGCCGGTACAACTGCCGGCGCCCCATGCCGCCGCACACGGGGCACGGGCGCACATTCCTCGCGTTGTCATGCGCCATGCCGCTATCCGCTCTGCCGCTGTCCTTCGGATAACGCGACTACGCGACTGGTGATGCTATCCCTGCGCCGCGCCGTCGGCACCGCGTAACAGACCAAGTCCCAGCCATCCACAAGATGCGTCTTCAGACTGAAGCGGTAGTCGGACGAATAGGAGTGTATCAAGAGCGGTATCTGCCAAAGGTGATCGTATTTGTGGTATGCACAGACTGCTAAAAGCGGACGCGCGTGCTCGACTAGCCACGCCGCGCCGCGAATGGCCTCCAGCTCGGTACCCTCGATGTCGATCTTGATGAACGTCGGTTGGATATCGGATGGGAGCGAATCCAGCGGCATCACGTCTACGTCGGCAGTACCTTCTGCGCTCACCGCGGAACCGGCGGTTCCCAGCGTGAGGAACCGGACGGTTTCTTCTCGAGAGCCAACCGCCTTGGGAAACAGCGCGATTCGTCTCTGCGTCGCTGCCGGAAGACTCAGGACATAGTCGCGGAGTCGCGGGAAATTGAGGGGATCTGGCTCGAACGCTACTATCCGACTGAATGAATCACCTGCGATTTCCAGAAATTCCCGGATTGTGTCCCCGTCAAATGCGCCGCAATCAGCCAGTACTTCGCGATCGGACAGGACCACCAAATCGTGAGGAAAGTAGATCCGCTCGGCAGTTGGTGCCGCCAGACCGTCAAAGTCGGAAAGCATGCGCAGTCGGAGATGAGATATGTACTCCCGGCGCGAGACATCGTCTGCCAACAACCCGTAGGCCTTGCGGACAAGGTCCGCTTGTTCGATCACACGGTGCGGCAGCTCCCACATGAAGTGAGGCAGGAATTCATCGGGGTACTTCCAGAAAAGCGGTACGAAAGGGACCACGCTGGTACAACCTAGATTCATCAACTGCTGCTTGCGATCGACCATGGTGTCGGTCGCCTCACCAGTCCAGATGGCAATCACGAAGGTCGCACGCTCCCGAAACCGCCGCGCGGCTTCGGCCGGTGGCAGTACCGCAACACCGTCGATCGTTGAACCCCACAGTGCCGGATTGCTATCGGCTAGGGCCAGCGGCTCAATCCCCCTCCGGCGCAGGCCGGCCACGGTCTTGCGCCCGAGGCCACCCGCACCGAAGACTACGAGGGCATTGCCAAAGGGTGCAGTCAACTCATCAAACACGGACTGCTCCCATTGACGGACTGCGTCAGGGTCCCTCGCCAGCAGCGCATCGAGTTCGGCGGAGAGTAGTTCACTCATGTCGGTGCCGCCGATGCGTCATGCCGTCAGAAGTCACGCCGCTAACCGCCGGTTGACGCGATGACTATGGTGTCGCATGATAGTCTCCTGCTAGAATGTCATCCGTTTTTGCACCAGTCCGGCCTCAAGCGGGACGCTCGCGAGCACTTCGGCGATGCATCGGCCGGCTTGGCCCTGGCCATACGGATTCCGGCAGGTCCGGACTCGCGCAAGAAAGCGTCGGTCATGGAGACAGCGCTCGACGGCTTTTCGGATCTGCTCCCGGTTGTAGTCGACGTCAAGAATGTTGCTGCTTCGCAGCCGTCCCTGCTGCCGACTGCCGATGTTGACGCAGGCACAGCGGAAAGCTGGCGTCTCCTTGATACCGCTGGAGGAATTGCCGACGCAGGCGGCGGCAACATTTAGAACCCCATGATAGAGATGGCGCCCCAAGCTGGGTATGAGGCGTACCGCCGACGGGTGGTCGGCTGCGAAACGCCGCATCTCAGCAAGCATCCTTCGGCCCCCGGCGTCGTCGTTGGGATAGGTAATGACAACCTGACAGTCCCAAGCGCGGACGGCATCGGACAGGGCAGCGAGGGAAGGGCGGACCTGCGCCCGTCCGCGATCGAACTGGGTGGCGACTGAGTGCTGCGTGAAGACCAGAACCGGTCGTGATGGACTCAGCGACAGACGTCGGAAGACTTCGGCCGGCGGTGCGAAGGAACCAGCTGCTATCAGGTCGAGTGAAGGGAGACCCACTGTGTGGATCCGCCAAGGCTCTTCGCCCAGACGCCGGACGCGTTCGGCCGCCTGTCGATTGGTCGTGAAATGAAGGTGGGCCAACTTGGTGATCGCATGACGCACCGAATCGTCGAGCGCTCCGCCTTCGGTATAGTCGCCCCCTTCGATGTGGGCGATGGGGATGCCCAGCTGACTGCCAGCAATCACCGCTGCTAACGTTTCAAAGCGATCGCCGTGGACAAGAAGGAAGTGGGGACGGAGCCGGTCCAGAATGGGAACCAGAGCCAGTATGCCCTTACCAACCGCCCGAGCCGTCGCGGGCAGAGAGTCGCCTGACGTGCTGACAGCAGCTCTTGCGTATACCAGGAATCCATCGCCTCGTATCTCGCTGATGGTCCGACCGAACTGGGTTTTGAGGTGCGCGCCGGATACAATCAGATAATACTTGAGCTCCGGCCGGGCTGCGATTGCCGAGATGACCGGGTGGAGCAAGCCGTAGTCCGACCGGTTGCCGGTATAGATGGCGACTCGGCGCTTCATCCAGCGTGTCCAATTCGGCTACTGAACATCACTCCAACGCAACTGGCTGTTCTTCGCAATCCTGATGTGCGCCGTCCGACCGAGGAGTTCCTCGTAGTGGACGGCTTTGATCTCACCGGTGCCCGGTCGCTTGACCCAGATGTTATCTCCTGCAAGTGATTCACCCGGCTCTATGTCGCGAGTCGCTACAACGCAAGCATATGCGAAGTCGATTGTCGCTTGCTCTTCGGGCAATATGCGCTTGGTCCCGCCCAAAGACTGATGGATTGCCATCGAGCCGCGTATTAGATCGCCGAGTTCGGAAGGGTCAATTGATATGGGGACATCTGGACCCGGCCAGGTCTTGTCGGAAGTGAAGTGTTTTTCCAGAATGCTCGCCCCGAGCGCCGCTGCCGCAAACGACGTGTAGTTGCCCAGGGAGTGATCGCTCAACCCAACCACTGCGTCCGGAAAAGTCGCGGCGAGCTCGTTCAGCGCTCCCAGCCGCACTTTCTCGTAGGGCGTCGGGTACATCGACGTACAGTGAAGCAGGGCGAATCCCACATGCGCGGCCCGCAGAATCTCGACCGCGGGCCCTATCGAGTTCAGGTCGTTCATCCCGGTGCTCAATATGACCGGCTTATCGTAAGCGGCAATCTGCTTGATAAGAGGGTAATTGTTGCATTCGCCGGAACCGATCTTGTAGGCAGCTACGCCCATGCGTTCGAGTCGCACGGCTGCGGCGCGGGAGAAGGGCGTACAGAGGTAGAGCATCCCTTTGCTCTCCACATGCCGTTTGAGCTCCCGCTCCTGATCCTCGGAAAACGCACAGCGGGTCATGATGTCCCAAATGCTCTCGGTGGCATTGCCGGGAATCACTTCGTTCGGAATCATTTCGTCTTCAATGACATGGGACTGGAACTTGACGCACTCGCATCCCGCAACGGCAGCGTCGTCCACCATCTGGAACGCACGGTCCATTATTCCCTCGTGGTTGATACCGATCTCTGCGACCACGAGTGGTACGTATTCGGGTCCGATGTCACGATGGCCAATTCGTATGCTAGGGATGATCTACTTCTCCCTGGTTGGTCGCAGTCTCTGTGTTGCGTCCCTCGTAGCGCTGCGCCTGCAAGTAGTCGTCATGACGACCTATGTCCAGCCAATACTCGACTACCGGGAAACTTGCCACCCGATGCCCCATGTCCAGCAGTCGCTGTATCAAGTCAGTCATGTCCAGTCGTTCGCCCACGGGAATGTGCTGGTATACCGTGGGCTCGATCAAATAGATGCCTGCATTTACGAAGAGACTGAGCTTCGGCTTCTCCGACAATGCTTGCACCAAAGGTCCTTTGCACTCGACAACACCATAGGGGACCGCTATGTCGTAGTGGCGGACCGCCATTGTGAGTTCGGCTTCTGTCTCTCGGTGGTAGTCGAGCATTGCATCGAAGCTGACGTCGGTCAGGATATCGCCATTGATGACAAGCACCGTCTCGGTCGGCCGAGGCATTGTTCCGAGTGCGCCCGCTGTTCCGAGCGGCTGCTCCTCGTCCAGGTAGCTGAGTTCGACCCCGAACTTGCGCCCGTCGCCGAAGTGCTCGATGATCTTCTCCGGTTTGTAATGGGTCATGACGTGAATCTTGCGCACACCGCCCTTCTCCAACCGGTTGATGATGTGCTCCATCACCGGCTTGCCCCCGACCGGCAGCATCGGCTTGGGCACGTCCTCGGTCAATGGCCGCAATCGGGCGCCAAATCCGCCGGCCATTACGACCGCCTGCAAGGGCCGAGCGCCCGGCTCTAGCAGGTCGGCGAGGATGACGACTTCCGTCGGCCGGCCTTCCGCATCAACCAGCGGAACGTGGCGAACCGCCTTCTCCCGCATTAGCGCGAGCAGTGCGTCAGGCTTGGTGCCGACCGAAGCGGTCACCGGAGCATAGTGTGGCATCTTGGCCTTGCTGGAGAGCAGTCGCTCGGCGGGCGCGTTCATCGCCACGCCGGCGAGAATACCTCGGCGAATGTCGCCGTCGGTCAGTGTGTAGAGCAGACGGCCATTGTCATCAACCAATAGGGCAATACTCAGACGTCCGCTTCGGTCAATGCACTTAACGACTTCGTGAATCGGAGTGTCAAGCCGGACGAACAGTCGATCGACGTCAGATCTCATAGTCGGTACGCGGGACACGCACAATCAGTATACCCGAGGCCTGATGCCTGACAATGGTGCCAGCAAGGTGACAGGTGGTTTGGGTCTTTGCGAGCCGACCACCGGGCATCGTACTCCGGAAACTCAATCATCGGAGATTCTGAGGTTATCGCTCAGCTCCTCGCGCGGAAGGAAGGGAGACATATCCTCGAGGGGCCGCGATTCCAAAGTGCCGTCGGGATGCTTGAATGTGGACGCCTTTGGAGTTATCCCTTGCTGTTCCGAGAGGTTCACCTCGCAGAGCGATGGGCCGGGAGTACTCAGGAACTGCCGCACCTTCCCAATCATCTCACCGTTGTTGAGTATGTGCTGGTAATCGAGGCCGTAGGCACGGGCAATGAGTGCGAAATCCGGGTTATCAACTCCAGACTCGGGGTCGGCGCCCACGAAACGCCCATCAAAGAGCGAGTTCTGCGTAGTGCGGATACAGGTGTAGCCGCGGTT comes from the bacterium genome and includes:
- a CDS encoding glycosyltransferase family 39 protein, encoding MEKASLPGQPARRGDAMKRILKIALLFLVLGFAAMRLVHLNADFPSGITWSGELYTDDGQNAASAIRHVLTGHWYMPGDANTAVYAPIGHILHRISFFLFGLSLTSVRITIVAAFLLLVTMTALLVRRSFGDFAALLTALLMTSNYVGFAYSRLGTMDLVATCLVVASLYAAGGLRQRTTLLRLVLASFLLVLGMLTKLTAVFAIPLLAFCAWRGGSTIRQRVTFVAVSGLTLLVLYGGYRLVSVAAFPWEYVGYNRQTVGDIYTSFHAFVRHLPRKITDAEYLGAGFVDIAVVMIFGAFAFSKRFRSEPLVHLLLGYVAAYAGMLTLHVYGPPRYYLPLLVPLAGLCGPACTALAERLRQTRRPAAAIIPAVVLAALSLIEGWRIVSYLARPRYSFYNMTQAVGKIIREREGTSRGVLLYGDIASSVSLETGTNGVNTLPGTDQSKRIGDCHPRYMIVLSSNIVQVAEWEGAEAVELGRWDVFDNFYADHQPVRLYSVTWP
- a CDS encoding lysylphosphatidylglycerol synthase transmembrane domain-containing protein is translated as MESGGRTSPSAKSGRRWIAVATVLLSAVLLYLAIRGVNWREFLATVRHAKFMLLAAGFVLGNFTLVFRSLRWRVLLGAAPSDGGQRRVAPLTVFWATAAGYLGNNFLPARAGELIRSAALGHKAGLSKSWVLATALTERLLDAVALVLFSLIAVFSMGQTSGWLVRAWKVMGIFGVAGVVVLFAAPRFEQQFARVLRHVPGPARFRERLLGMLAQFLSGMRAFANPSRGIAFAGMTVLVWFCDAVGTIIGTRAFGLSLTLPIAVMLLAGLGLSSAIPSTPGYVGVYQFVAVAVLVPLGYARSGALAYITVAQVLGYVMVTVWGLVGLWRLQVRPASR
- a CDS encoding glycosyltransferase family 2 protein produces the protein MKLVSIVTGCYNEETNVGELYERIKQVFAQLAGYEFELICADNASQDNTVWALRGICKRDKRVKVIVNARNFGHVRSGYHAALQARGDAVVTMASDLQDPPELIKEFVSKWEQGYKAVMAVKSKSEEPALIYAIRRFYYRLLRRLSDVELVENATGFGLYDKQIFDILRKLDDPYPYFRGQIAEIGFDVARVEFTQQRRKRGFTKNNFYTLFDMALLGMTSHSKVPLRLATMLGFASAALSLLVALFYLAYKLVFWKSFELGLAPLVVGIFFFSSVQLFFLGIVGEYVGSIHTYVRHMPLVIEKERINFD
- a CDS encoding class I SAM-dependent methyltransferase; amino-acid sequence: MAHDNARNVRPCPVCGGMGRRQLYRQSFAQMSEGNLLASYDVVVCAECGMGFADHIPEQATFDAYYRDMSKYEDASPQGQPSPDDLVRFRSLADFIQKHLGDRHARIIDVGCGTGGLLAELKQRGYENVAGVDPSETCAERALAWYGIPVLTGSIQNVSVEDGSRDAVIVSGVLEHLTEPGPALQRLSRMLTHRGQVFVVVPDAAHFAEAENAPFQEFSVEHINFFSQFSLVNLMRRSRFREQVVEQLTLPLGYRTTWPAIRAVFQKTDDDLPCDLTQDEETSTSLTRYVELSQQRAEPILATISRLADRATPIIVWSAGLHTLRLLMVSRLGDIQIVVFVDTNPHCQGKLLRSVPIVAPAELKGRTEPILISSRGYQQEIERQIRDELHLDNEVITLY
- a CDS encoding FkbM family methyltransferase, with amino-acid sequence MSELLSAELDALLARDPDAVRQWEQSVFDELTAPFGNALVVFGAGGLGRKTVAGLRRRGIEPLALADSNPALWGSTIDGVAVLPPAEAARRFRERATFVIAIWTGEATDTMVDRKQQLMNLGCTSVVPFVPLFWKYPDEFLPHFMWELPHRVIEQADLVRKAYGLLADDVSRREYISHLRLRMLSDFDGLAAPTAERIYFPHDLVVLSDREVLADCGAFDGDTIREFLEIAGDSFSRIVAFEPDPLNFPRLRDYVLSLPAATQRRIALFPKAVGSREETVRFLTLGTAGSAVSAEGTADVDVMPLDSLPSDIQPTFIKIDIEGTELEAIRGAAWLVEHARPLLAVCAYHKYDHLWQIPLLIHSYSSDYRFSLKTHLVDGWDLVCYAVPTARRRDSITSRVVALSEGQRQSG
- the neuC gene encoding UDP-N-acetylglucosamine 2-epimerase, coding for MKRRVAIYTGNRSDYGLLHPVISAIAARPELKYYLIVSGAHLKTQFGRTISEIRGDGFLVYARAAVSTSGDSLPATARAVGKGILALVPILDRLRPHFLLVHGDRFETLAAVIAGSQLGIPIAHIEGGDYTEGGALDDSVRHAITKLAHLHFTTNRQAAERVRRLGEEPWRIHTVGLPSLDLIAAGSFAPPAEVFRRLSLSPSRPVLVFTQHSVATQFDRGRAQVRPSLAALSDAVRAWDCQVVITYPNDDAGGRRMLAEMRRFAADHPSAVRLIPSLGRHLYHGVLNVAAACVGNSSSGIKETPAFRCACVNIGSRQQGRLRSSNILDVDYNREQIRKAVERCLHDRRFLARVRTCRNPYGQGQAGRCIAEVLASVPLEAGLVQKRMTF
- a CDS encoding N-acetylneuraminate synthase family protein, which produces MVAEIGINHEGIMDRAFQMVDDAAVAGCECVKFQSHVIEDEMIPNEVIPGNATESIWDIMTRCAFSEDQERELKRHVESKGMLYLCTPFSRAAAVRLERMGVAAYKIGSGECNNYPLIKQIAAYDKPVILSTGMNDLNSIGPAVEILRAAHVGFALLHCTSMYPTPYEKVRLGALNELAATFPDAVVGLSDHSLGNYTSFAAAALGASILEKHFTSDKTWPGPDVPISIDPSELGDLIRGSMAIHQSLGGTKRILPEEQATIDFAYACVVATRDIEPGESLAGDNIWVKRPGTGEIKAVHYEELLGRTAHIRIAKNSQLRWSDVQ
- a CDS encoding nucleotidyltransferase family protein → MRSDVDRLFVRLDTPIHEVVKCIDRSGRLSIALLVDDNGRLLYTLTDGDIRRGILAGVAMNAPAERLLSSKAKMPHYAPVTASVGTKPDALLALMREKAVRHVPLVDAEGRPTEVVILADLLEPGARPLQAVVMAGGFGARLRPLTEDVPKPMLPVGGKPVMEHIINRLEKGGVRKIHVMTHYKPEKIIEHFGDGRKFGVELSYLDEEQPLGTAGALGTMPRPTETVLVINGDILTDVSFDAMLDYHRETEAELTMAVRHYDIAVPYGVVECKGPLVQALSEKPKLSLFVNAGIYLIEPTVYQHIPVGERLDMTDLIQRLLDMGHRVASFPVVEYWLDIGRHDDYLQAQRYEGRNTETATNQGEVDHP